In Halobacterium noricense, the genomic stretch AGGACGAGGAGGTAACGCAGCATTACGCGTCTTCGAGGACGTAGTCGGCGGTGATTTCGCCGCTGATGAGGCACATCGGCACGCCGATGCCGGGCGTGGTGAACGCACCCGTGAAGTAGAGGCCGTCGAGGGCCGTCGAGCGGTGGGGTGGCCGGAGCAGCGACGTCTGGCGGAGCGTGTGCGCGAGGCCGAGCGCGGTGCCCTGGTAACTGTTGTAGCGGTCGGCGAACTCGGAGACGGAGAAGCGCTCCTCGACGACGATGCGGTCCCGGAGGTCTACGCCCGTGTTCTGTGCGACGTCGTCGAGCACGAGGTCGCGGTACTCGTCGCGGACCTCCGGGGTGTCGTCGAGGCCGGGCGCGACGGGGACGAGCGCGAACAGGTTGCTGTGGCCGTCGGGTGCGACCGCGTCGTCGGTCTTCGAGGGGACGCAGAGGTAGTACGCGGGGTCGTCGGGCCACGCGGGGTCGTCGAAAATCTGGCCGAAGTGCTCCTCCCAGTCGGAGGGGAGCACGAGCGTGTGGTGGGCGAGCGGGTCGACGTCGCCCTCCACGCCGAGGTAGAGGAGGAAGGCCGACGGCGCGTACGTCCGAGACTCCCAGTAGTCGGCGTCGTACTGGCGTTTCTCCGGCGGGAGGAGTTCCTGCTCGGTGTGGGCGTAGTCGGCGTCCGAGACCACGACGTCCGCGAGCACGTCCGTCTCGCCGCTGGTCTCGACCTTGAAGCCGCCGCGGTAGCCGTGAATCTTCGTGACGGGGTGGTCCGTGCGGAACTCTACACCCAACTCCTCGGCGAGTTCGGCGACGCCGTCCGCGACCCCGGACATGCCGCCCTCGGGGTAGTAGACGCCGAGGTTGAAGTCCACGTGACTCATCAGGTTGTACAACGCTGGCGTCGTGTTCGGCGCGCCGCCGAGGAACACCAGCGTGTACTGCAGTATCTGCTGGAGCTTCGGGTGGTCGAAGTAGTTCTCGACGTGGTCCTGCATCGACCCGAGTAGGGTGAGGCCGCGGGCGTGCTCCGCGAGGTCGGGGTCGAGCCAATCCCGGATTCGGGGGCGGTCCTCGTAGACGAAGTGCTCCATTCCCACCTCGTAGTTCTCCCTCGCTTGCGCGAGGTAGTCGTCGAGCCGCTCGCCCGCGCCGGGCTCGTAGGCGTCGAACACCTCCTTGACTTGCTCGCGGTCGGGCGTCACGTCGACGACGTCGCCGTCCGCGTTCACGTCGAGCCCGGGTGCATCCCGGCCCGGGCGACGGCCGGCGTTGTCCTTGAAGAAGATGCGGTAGTGGGGGTCGAGGCGTTCCAGCGAGTAGTAATCCGAGGGGTCCCTGTCGAAATCCGCGAAAAACCGCTCGAAGACGTCGGGCATCAGGTACCACGACGGCCCCACGTCGAAGGTGAAGCCGTCCCGTTCGAGCGCGCTCGCACGCCCGCCGACCTGTTCGTTCTTCTCGACGACGGTGACGTCCGCGCCCGCGTCCGCGAGGTAACAAGCCGTCGAGAGGCCGCCGAAGCCCGCGCCGATTACGGCGACCGACTGACCCGACAGGGCATTCATGCACGCAACGTTAGTCGCGCACAAGATAAAACGACGCCCTCCGGCGGCTACGGCTGCAACGAGCGAGTTACGCGACGTCGAAGCCCTCGGCGAGCAGGTCCTCGTGGACGTCGCCGAGCGCGTACGTCGGGCCGCCCGTGACGTCGATGGTGACCTGCGCGGGGCCGAAGACGCCCTCGTCGACGGCGCTGGCGTCCCAGTCGGCGTCCGCGAAGATGTCCGCGAACGGCTTTCCGTAGCGGTCCGCGGCGGAGGATGGCACCGCCTCGAACTCGTCGAAGTCCTCGGTGACGGTGAGGTGGACGCGGCCGCCGTACGCGAGCGCGTCGTTCGTGCGGCCGATGGCGGCTTCCTCGTCGCCCGCGACGGGCGCGACGGGCGCGCTGCCGGAGGCGGTGAGGACGTTCGTCGGGTCGTAGCCGAGTTCGAACAGCCGGAACAGCGCGAGTTCGGCGGCGCGCGACGCGGCGGTGACGCTGCCGGCGACGCTCGCAGTGCGGTACGCAGGCAGGTAGACGCTCTCCGCGTTCACGTCCGCGAGTTCCGCGACCTGCTCGGCAGCAGACTCGGTGGGGAACGCGTCGCCCTCCAGCGCGAGCACTGCGAACTCGAAGGCGTCGACGTAGTCGATGGCCTCGTACTCGCCCTCGCGGGCGACCAGCGCGCGGGCGGGCCCGCTGCCGAGCCCTTCGTAGTCGTCGACGGTGAGCTCCCAGCCCGCCTTCTGCGCGCCCAGCAGGGCGACGGCGGGGCGGTCGCAGGCGAGTTCGACGTGCGGGAACGTCGCGTCCGCGACGTCGTCGACGCGCGTCTGCACGGTCGCCAAGCCCGCGGTCTGGAGTTCCGCCAGCAGCAGGCCGGCTTCGAGGCCCCCGCGGTGCTCGACGCCGAAGTCGATGACCGTCGCGCCGTTGTCCAACTCGAACGCGCCGATGTCCAACTCCTCGGTGAATTCGAGGGCTTCGTCGGCGAGCTCCAGCGCCATCCGGTTGAGACTGTCCATGCCGCCGGATTCGTCGCCCCGACACAAGAGGTTTCTCAGTCCACGCGCGGTCAGCGGTCCGACCGCGCCTCGTGGCCGAGTTCGCGCTCGACGGCGTCGACCTTCTCGCGGGCGGTCTGGTCGCTCGTGCGCTTGTCGTCGATTTTCAGGAACGTGCTCACGCGGTCGCCCTCGACGGCCTTGTGGGCTGCGCCGACCGCGTCCAGGAGCGTGTCGACGTCTTCGGCTTCGATGACCGTCCCCATCGGGTTCGTCTCGTAGGTGACGTCGAAGTCGTCGAGCGCGGCGACGGCGTCGGCGACGTCGCTCGCCATGCTCTGTTCGGTGACCGGTGCGACGCTGAGGAGTGCGATGACTGTCACGGCCGGTACTGCGTCGGGCTGGTACTTAGCGGCAGCGACGCGATCAGTCCTCGGCGGCGTCGGCCGCCGCGTTTCCGGCGGTGTCGGGCGATTCGTACTCCGCGCTCACGGGCGGGACGACCAACCAGAGGACGAACGACGCGACGAGGAAGATGGCGCCGAGGATGGCGACGGACGTGATAGTCGTGAACATCCCCGCGAGGATGCCGCTGCCGACGCGGAACGGGATGCCCGCGACCTGCCGGAGCATGTTCACCGACGACAGCAGCGTGGCGCGGCCGACGGACTGCACCTGGTCGTTGATGTAGCGGTTCTGGATGGGGCCCATCAGCGCGCCGCCGCCCTTCATAACGAAGAACATCGGGAACGCGAGTACCGCCCACATTCCGGCGAACACGTAGGAGACAGCGATAAACGCGGGAATCAGCATCATCGCCTTGCGGACGCCCAGGAGTTCCTCGACGTCGCTGGCGTAGTCGCTGACGACCGCGGAGACGAGCGTGAACGCCGAGTACAGCAGCCCGAGGATGACGCCCTCGGTAAGCCCCCACGACTCCAGCGTCGGGCCGAACGACGCACGCAACGACTCCTGAGCGATGGGCTGAATCCACATGTCCATCGTGAGGATGGCCCCCGCGAACAGCGCGAGGTAGACGACGAACCACCGGAGGTCGGGCGCGCGCAACTGGTCGCGGATGACCGGGAGCGCGTCCACGATGGTGAGTTCCTCGTCCTCGTCGTCGTCCAGTTCGTCCTCGTCGACGCCGTCGTCGTACATCCGGTTCTTCGGGAGGCGGAGCACGAAGACGAGGCTGAGCGCCGCGGCAGCGACGCCCGCGTAGAACGGGTAGAACCGGTCGATAGAGTAGAGCACGCCGCCGACGGGGATGGTGAGGACCTGCACCCAGCGCGAGAGCGCGCGCGAGCGCCCGGAGACGTGCGTGTACTTGTCTTCGACGTCGTGCTCTTTGAGCGTGTCGTAGAGCCACGCGCTCCCGCTGCCGGAGAGGAACGTCCCGCCGAACGACAACATCACGAACGTGAACGTGAACCCGACGAAGTCGGTCGCCACGAGGTAGCTGGCGTTCGAGACGAGCATCAGGAACCCACCGACGGCGAGGCTGTTCCGCCGGCCGATGCGATCGCCGACGTAGCCGGTGGGAATCTCGCCGGCGACGACCACCACGGACTGGACGGTCGCGATGAGCCCGATTTGGGGGAGCGAGAGCCCGTTGAACAGGAGGAACAGCGTGTAGACGGGGTAGTGGAAGTTCGGCCGCGCGGTCGCCCGGTAGAGGTAGTACCGGCGGACGACCGCGGCCTTCGACAGGCGGCTCATAGGGGACAGCCGACTGTTATCCTAATCAGACATATAACCACCGAGACTGTGGTTATCAATCCCGAACTGCCTCGGGGAAACGGCCCACTGACCCGGGAACTGGCACTTCCACCGTTCCCGGAGCGCGGATTCCGTGATCTGAATTACAGTCCAGTCTTTGATACGTTCGCCGCGGAGCACCGGCGACGCGGAACCAGCGTTGAAGTGGCTACCGCGAGTAGGGCCGCGTATGCCCGGTCGTGACAGCCGCTTCCCGCTCGTCGCCGCGCTCGCGTGCGTCCTCGGCATCGTCGGCTACGTCGTCTTCGGCTGGCGGTTCGGGGACGGTACCACCGACTCCATCACGTTCGCCGTTGCGCTCGTCGCCGTCGCGTTCGCGGTCGCCGCCACCGTCCGCGACAGACGGTAATCTGCCACAATCTTCTTTCCGGCCACGGCCGACGACCCACGCATGGTACACCAGTTCAGCTGCCGAGACACCGGTCACGACTGCGACTTCTTCCTCGAATCGGGCGACATCGACGAGCTCGTCCACCACGTCCAGGACCACGCCGAACGGAAACACGACCGCGAACTCTCCCGCGCAGACGTCGAAGACCACGTCACCGAAGTGCAGGGATAGGCGGAGACGAGTGTAAGGTCGACAGCGAGGAGTACGACTGCGACCGTCGGCTCCATCACTCTCGAAGACGACTTCGGACGGTTCTAATTCTCAGTAT encodes the following:
- a CDS encoding phytoene desaturase family protein, coding for MNALSGQSVAVIGAGFGGLSTACYLADAGADVTVVEKNEQVGGRASALERDGFTFDVGPSWYLMPDVFERFFADFDRDPSDYYSLERLDPHYRIFFKDNAGRRPGRDAPGLDVNADGDVVDVTPDREQVKEVFDAYEPGAGERLDDYLAQARENYEVGMEHFVYEDRPRIRDWLDPDLAEHARGLTLLGSMQDHVENYFDHPKLQQILQYTLVFLGGAPNTTPALYNLMSHVDFNLGVYYPEGGMSGVADGVAELAEELGVEFRTDHPVTKIHGYRGGFKVETSGETDVLADVVVSDADYAHTEQELLPPEKRQYDADYWESRTYAPSAFLLYLGVEGDVDPLAHHTLVLPSDWEEHFGQIFDDPAWPDDPAYYLCVPSKTDDAVAPDGHSNLFALVPVAPGLDDTPEVRDEYRDLVLDDVAQNTGVDLRDRIVVEERFSVSEFADRYNSYQGTALGLAHTLRQTSLLRPPHRSTALDGLYFTGAFTTPGIGVPMCLISGEITADYVLEDA
- the mch gene encoding methenyltetrahydromethanopterin cyclohydrolase — translated: MDSLNRMALELADEALEFTEELDIGAFELDNGATVIDFGVEHRGGLEAGLLLAELQTAGLATVQTRVDDVADATFPHVELACDRPAVALLGAQKAGWELTVDDYEGLGSGPARALVAREGEYEAIDYVDAFEFAVLALEGDAFPTESAAEQVAELADVNAESVYLPAYRTASVAGSVTAASRAAELALFRLFELGYDPTNVLTASGSAPVAPVAGDEEAAIGRTNDALAYGGRVHLTVTEDFDEFEAVPSSAADRYGKPFADIFADADWDASAVDEGVFGPAQVTIDVTGGPTYALGDVHEDLLAEGFDVA
- a CDS encoding MTH1187 family thiamine-binding protein; the encoded protein is MTVIALLSVAPVTEQSMASDVADAVAALDDFDVTYETNPMGTVIEAEDVDTLLDAVGAAHKAVEGDRVSTFLKIDDKRTSDQTAREKVDAVERELGHEARSDR
- a CDS encoding MFS transporter, with the protein product MSRLSKAAVVRRYYLYRATARPNFHYPVYTLFLLFNGLSLPQIGLIATVQSVVVVAGEIPTGYVGDRIGRRNSLAVGGFLMLVSNASYLVATDFVGFTFTFVMLSFGGTFLSGSGSAWLYDTLKEHDVEDKYTHVSGRSRALSRWVQVLTIPVGGVLYSIDRFYPFYAGVAAAALSLVFVLRLPKNRMYDDGVDEDELDDDEDEELTIVDALPVIRDQLRAPDLRWFVVYLALFAGAILTMDMWIQPIAQESLRASFGPTLESWGLTEGVILGLLYSAFTLVSAVVSDYASDVEELLGVRKAMMLIPAFIAVSYVFAGMWAVLAFPMFFVMKGGGALMGPIQNRYINDQVQSVGRATLLSSVNMLRQVAGIPFRVGSGILAGMFTTITSVAILGAIFLVASFVLWLVVPPVSAEYESPDTAGNAAADAAED
- a CDS encoding DUF1059 domain-containing protein — its product is MVHQFSCRDTGHDCDFFLESGDIDELVHHVQDHAERKHDRELSRADVEDHVTEVQG